A window of the Miscanthus floridulus cultivar M001 chromosome 14, ASM1932011v1, whole genome shotgun sequence genome harbors these coding sequences:
- the LOC136502903 gene encoding uncharacterized protein, whose protein sequence is MVEEDVRYRSRRVGVAKSDEVGVLGEAVNDDEHPDRAKSVVLTVVDHFSKYAHFIALGHPYTATTVARVFFDHIVRLHDIPCSIISDRDPVFTSTFWTELFALSGVDLRLSSTFHPQNDGQSEVTNRVVYGWAPPTMASYQPDVARVTALDKQLRDRDAFLAEIREWLLHVRDHMKLQYDAGHIGTSSSTLDTGCGSICTIASLLATPTRAAAKCRRATMAHIRSSSVLAQWRIVFSWPPKAKIHDVFHVVFLKQFVGTPSAAVVPLPLLSRGCVVPMPESIVRTRLNRGCWELLVQWVGRPAAEATWEALDTFKEAHPKFQLEDELFPKKTKSTT, encoded by the exons ATGGTCGAAGAAGACGTGCGCTACCGTAGTCGCCGTGTAGGGGTGGCCAAGAGCGATGAAGTGGGCGTACTTGGAGAAGCGGTCAATGACGATGAGCATCCAGACCGCGCCAAATCGGTGGTGCTCACCGTCGTTGACCACTTCTCCAAGTACGCCCACTTCATCGCTCTTGGCCACCCCTACACGGCGACTACCGTGGCGCGCGTCTTCTTCGACCACATCGTTCGGCTCCACGACATCCCTTGCTCCATCATCAGCGACCGCGACCCGGTCTTCACCAGCACATTCTGGACAGAGCTCTTTGCTCTATCTGGGGTGGACCTCCGCCTCAGCTCCACGTTCCACCCACAGAATGACGGCCAGTCGGAGGTGACCAACAGG GTGGTCTATGGCTGGGCGCCACCCACTATGGCCAGCTATCAACCCGATGTCGCCCGCGTCACTGCACTGGACAAGCAGCTCCGTGATCGTGATGCCTTCTTGGCTGAAATCCGTGAGTGGCTGCTGCATGTTCGCGACCACATGAAGCTTCAGTATGATGCTGGTCATATAGGGACATCCAGTTCAACATTGGATACTGGGTGTGGCTCCATCTGCACCATCGCGTCACTGCTGGCAACACCAACAAGAGCAGCAGCAAAGTGTCGCCGCGCTACTATGGCCCATATCAGGTCGTCGAGCGTGTTGGCCCAGTGGCGTATCGTCTTCAGCTGGCCACCCAAGGCAAAgattcatgatgtcttccatgtggtgttcctcaagcAGTTCGTAGGGACACCATCAGCAGCAGTGGTGCCTCTTCCTCTCCTATCACGAGGCTGTGTAGTGCCAATGCCTGAGTCCATCGTCCGCACTCGCCTCAACCGTGGCTGCTGGGAACTTCTAGTTCAATGGGTTGGCCGGCCAGCTGCTGAAGCAACCTGGGAAGCTCTGGACACATTCAAGGAGGCGCACCCAAAATTCCAGCTCGAGGATGAGCTGTTTCCCAAGAAGACCAAGTCCACAACTTAA